A single window of Longimicrobiaceae bacterium DNA harbors:
- a CDS encoding DUF47 family protein — protein MHSLSLRRARTDAASLSADGELPVRLIPRDEQFFSMFSQLARLLCQSADLLSKLFAEPQRMAELVTAIKTLEHEADGLTHDVMIRIDKSFVTPIDREDIHLLASRLDDVIDLLDGTARRAQMFHIVETREPAKRLADVLSRAANCIEGAVADMKKPKVVAQRSAEMKALEEEGDAIYHEAVGNLFAGSPDPLEVIKWKELYDKLEDAIDQCDDVTNVIESIALKNG, from the coding sequence GTGCATAGCTTGTCGCTCCGCCGTGCCAGAACAGATGCAGCATCCCTTTCAGCAGATGGAGAACTGCCCGTGCGCCTGATCCCCCGGGACGAGCAATTCTTTTCGATGTTCAGCCAGCTCGCGCGGCTGCTCTGCCAGTCCGCCGACCTGCTCAGCAAGCTCTTCGCCGAGCCGCAGCGCATGGCCGAGCTGGTCACGGCCATCAAGACGCTGGAGCACGAGGCCGACGGCCTCACGCACGACGTGATGATCCGCATCGACAAGAGCTTCGTGACGCCCATCGACCGCGAGGACATCCACCTGCTGGCCTCGCGCCTGGACGACGTGATCGACCTGCTGGACGGCACCGCGCGCCGCGCCCAGATGTTCCACATCGTGGAGACGCGCGAGCCGGCCAAGCGCCTGGCAGACGTGCTCAGCCGCGCCGCCAACTGCATCGAGGGCGCGGTGGCAGACATGAAGAAGCCCAAGGTGGTGGCGCAGCGCAGCGCCGAGATGAAGGCGCTGGAGGAGGAGGGCGACGCCATCTACCACGAGGCCGTGGGCAACCTGTTCGCCGGCAGCCCCGACCCGCTGGAAGTGATCAAGTGGAAGGAGCTGTACGACAAGCTCGAGGACGCCATCGACCAGTGCGACGACGTGACCAACGTCATCGAGAGCATCGCACTCAAGAACGGCTGA
- a CDS encoding inorganic phosphate transporter encodes MATFVVFIVLVAFAFDFINGFHDSANSIATVVGTRVLSPGRAVIWAACFNFLAAFTVGTAVAKTIGSGMIDVSIVTPTVILAGLAGAIIWNLITWFFGIPSSSSHALIGGYAGAGVAKAGLAAITWGHKWIETLSFIAISPIVGLILGFTLMVMVYWIFQRASPKLVDRLFRPGQLVSSAALSLAHGGNDAQKTMGIIVGLLVASQSVFKHETGILRHFYVTNADHIPLWVEMCAYTCISLGTLFGGWRIVHTMGSRITRLRPVGGFCAETGGALSILIATRFGIPVSTTHTITGSIVGVGATNRLSAVRWGLAGRIVWAWLLTIPASALMAAISYWILRVVIAP; translated from the coding sequence GTGGCTACCTTCGTAGTCTTCATCGTCCTGGTCGCCTTCGCGTTCGACTTCATCAACGGCTTCCACGACTCGGCGAACTCCATCGCCACGGTGGTGGGCACACGGGTCCTGAGCCCCGGCCGCGCGGTGATCTGGGCGGCCTGCTTCAACTTCCTCGCCGCCTTCACGGTGGGCACGGCGGTGGCGAAGACGATCGGCTCGGGGATGATCGACGTGAGCATCGTCACGCCTACGGTCATCCTGGCGGGCCTGGCGGGCGCCATCATCTGGAACCTGATCACCTGGTTCTTCGGCATCCCCAGCAGCTCCAGCCACGCGCTGATCGGCGGGTACGCGGGCGCGGGCGTGGCCAAGGCTGGCCTGGCCGCCATCACCTGGGGCCACAAGTGGATCGAGACGCTGTCGTTCATCGCGATCTCGCCCATCGTGGGCCTCATCCTGGGCTTCACGCTGATGGTGATGGTGTACTGGATCTTCCAGCGCGCCTCTCCCAAGCTGGTGGACCGGCTCTTCCGCCCGGGGCAGCTGGTGAGCTCGGCGGCGCTGTCGCTGGCCCACGGCGGCAACGACGCGCAGAAGACGATGGGCATCATCGTGGGCCTGCTGGTGGCGTCGCAGTCGGTCTTCAAGCACGAGACGGGGATCCTGCGGCACTTCTACGTCACCAACGCGGACCACATCCCGCTGTGGGTGGAGATGTGCGCCTACACGTGCATCTCGCTGGGAACGCTGTTCGGCGGCTGGCGGATCGTGCACACCATGGGCTCGCGCATCACGCGGCTGCGGCCGGTGGGCGGGTTCTGCGCGGAGACGGGCGGCGCGCTCAGCATCCTGATCGCCACCCGGTTCGGCATCCCGGTGAGCACCACCCACACCATCACCGGCTCCATCGTGGGCGTGGGGGCGACGAACCGGCTGTCGGCGGTGCGGTGGGGGCTGGCGGGGCGGATCGTGTGGGCGTGGCTGCTCACGATCCCCGCTTCGGCGCTGATGGCCGCGATCTCGTACTGGATCCTCCGCGTCGTCATCGCCCCGTGA
- the fabG gene encoding 3-oxoacyl-ACP reductase FabG, producing the protein MHSREPSSRDSETGAAPQAKFGPLPISSVSVDPVEQLLEEMQEEPEPQSLAYGTGLRGRVAVVTGGATGIGKAIALEFARHGCHVAFNWYSYDESGDIAEEADRTAREITHLEVQCHSQECDVRDPGEVESFVRRTQEELGAINILVNNAGIARDRALWRLTDEQWRTVLDTNLTGAFNMIRAVAALFRRQHDGKIVNVSSVHGIRSEFGLANYSASKAGLLGLTRSAALELGPANVNVNAVAPGYIRTTRLTSGVPAEILDTARERSVLGRLGDPQDVANVVVFLCSEYARHITGTVIPVDGGHLL; encoded by the coding sequence ATGCACTCTCGCGAGCCATCCAGCCGCGACTCCGAGACCGGTGCAGCACCGCAAGCCAAGTTCGGCCCCCTCCCCATCTCGTCCGTCAGCGTCGACCCCGTCGAGCAGCTGCTCGAGGAGATGCAGGAAGAGCCCGAGCCGCAGTCGCTGGCGTACGGCACGGGCCTTCGCGGACGGGTAGCCGTGGTCACAGGCGGCGCCACCGGCATCGGCAAGGCGATCGCGCTGGAGTTCGCGCGGCACGGCTGCCACGTGGCCTTCAACTGGTACTCGTACGACGAGTCCGGCGACATCGCGGAAGAGGCCGACCGCACCGCGCGCGAGATCACGCACCTGGAGGTGCAGTGCCACTCGCAGGAGTGCGACGTGCGCGACCCCGGCGAGGTGGAGAGCTTCGTGCGGCGCACGCAGGAAGAGCTGGGGGCCATCAACATCCTGGTCAACAACGCCGGCATCGCCCGCGACCGGGCGCTGTGGAGGCTGACCGACGAGCAGTGGCGGACCGTGCTGGACACCAACCTCACGGGCGCCTTCAACATGATCCGCGCGGTGGCCGCGCTCTTCCGCCGCCAGCACGACGGCAAGATCGTCAACGTCTCGTCGGTCCACGGCATCCGCAGCGAGTTCGGGCTGGCGAACTACAGCGCCTCCAAGGCGGGCCTGCTGGGCCTCACGCGCTCGGCCGCGCTGGAGTTGGGGCCGGCCAACGTGAACGTGAACGCCGTGGCGCCGGGCTACATCCGCACCACGCGCCTCACCAGCGGCGTGCCGGCGGAGATATTGGACACCGCCCGCGAGCGCTCCGTGCTGGGCCGCCTGGGCGACCCGCAGGACGTGGCGAACGTGGTCGTCTTCCTCTGCTCCGAGTACGCGCGACACATCACCGGCACCGTGATCCCGGTGGACGGGGGACACCTGCTATGA